A window of Mercenaria mercenaria strain notata chromosome 16, MADL_Memer_1, whole genome shotgun sequence contains these coding sequences:
- the LOC123540567 gene encoding glucose dehydrogenase [FAD, quinone]-like, whose translation MSILKTGVAALLLALTYNYFTKSTRSIILDRYPDDEYDYVIVGGGSAGSVLASRLSEDNSSKVLLLEAGGHYDESKSFHIPLYQMEAFFTSHDWEFYSERSNQSCRGQKGNRCYWPRGRVLGGTSIINGVVYTRGSPFDFDEWFAAGCEGWGYRDVLPYFLKSEDIQIDELKSSPYHSSGGPIAVTHKYVTQLSHKFLKAGEELGYDVSDYNGKDLEGFSIIQKTVRNGVRSSTSVEYLGNTESRDNLHIAVKSLVTKIDIVNKRAVGVYFVSSGRKRYVKARKEVIISGGAVNSPQILMLSGIGPKHHLTDIGIPVIADLPVGENLQDHPMVWMKSKINKPYSVTGDLISSWWSWFNYHVFGDGPLAFTLLDGAAFLHNDQSQRGKTHPDFQMTFVSSLLRFNAFNFNEEVAESMVEKDDNQHGFITSISPSRPFSRGNIKLRSSDPFDYPKIEPGYLLDERDMKTYLGAIRIWEKLTETETFKRLGVDISDMNMPFCAKFRFRSDEFWECIVRNVVLTVYHPTGTCKMGAADNPSAVVDPQLRVKGIKGLRVVDASIFPNITSGNTNAPIIMVAEKAADLIRGIDSVKQLRQNLSV comes from the coding sequence ATGTCAATCTTGAAAACTGGTGTAGCTGCTCTACTTCTAGCATTAACATACAACTACTTCACTAAAAGTACTAGAAGTATTATACTCGACAGGTATCCTGATGACGAATATGATTACGTCATTGTCGGAGGTGGGTCGGCTGGTTCCGTGCTTGCGTCGAGGCTTTCCGAAGATAATAGTTCCAAAGTCCTGCTACTTGAAGCCGGGGGTCATTACGATGAAAGTAAAAGTTTCCACATCCCACTGTATCAAATGGAAGCATTTTTCACTTCTCATGATTGGGAATTTTATTCAGAAAGAAGTAATCAGTCGTGTCGAGGACAGAAGGGAAACAGATGCTACTGGCCACGTGGGCGCGTTCTTGGCGGAACTAGCATTATAAACGGCGTTGTTTACACACGTGGAAGTCCATTTGACTTTGACGAATGGTTTGCAGCTGGTTGCGAGGGATGGGGTTATCGAGATGTTCttccatattttctgaaatccGAAGATATTCAAATAGATGAATTAAAGTCTTCACCGTATCATAGTTCAGGTGGGCCAATTGCTGTCACACATAAGTATGTCACCCAATTATCGCATAAGTTTCTAAAAGCTGGTGAAGAATTAGGTTACGATGTGTCAGATTACAATGGAAAGGATTTGGAAGGGTTCAGTATAATACAGAAGACTGTAAGAAATGGAGTTAGAAGCAGCACCAGCGTGGAATATCTTGGAAACACAGAATCGCGAGATAATCTTCATATTGCTGTGAAAAGTCTTGTTACGAAAATTGATATTGTTAATAAAAGAGCGGTTGGTGTATATTTCGTCAGCAGTGGGAGAAAAAGGTATGTTAAAGCAAGAAAGGAAGTTATTATCTCTGGCGGAGCTGTTAATTCTCCTCAAATACTTATGCTGTCCGGAATCGGACCAAAGCATCATTTAACGGACATCGGTATACCGGTGATTGCAGATTTGCCTGTTGGTGAAAACTTGCAGGACCACCCAATGGTTTGGATGAAGAGCAAGATCAACAAACCATACAGTGTTACAGGTGATTTGATATCAAGTTGGTGGTCATGGTTCAATTATCATGTATTTGGTGACGGACCTTTAGCGTTTACCCTACTAGATGGAGCTGCATTTCTTCATAATGATCAAAGTCAGCGCGGGAAAACTCATCCGGATTTCCAAATGACGTTCGTGAGTTCTCTCCTAAGGTTTAATGCGTTTAACTTTAACGAAGAAGTAGCTGAGAGTATGGTCGAAAAGGATGATAACCAACATGGGTTTATAACGTCAATCTCGCCGTCGCGCCCTTTCAGTAGAGGAAATATAAAATTAAGAAGTTCAGATCCATTCGACTATCCGAAAATAGAGCCAGGATATCTTTTGGATGAGAGGGATATGAAGACATATTTGGGAGCTATACGAATTTGGGAGAAACTTACAGAAACTGAAACGTTCAAACGACTTGGTGTAGATATTAGCGATATGAATATGCCATTCTGTGCAAAATTTCGGTTCCGCTCGGATGAATTCTGGGAATGTATTGTCCGAAACGTGGTGTTGACAGTATATCATCCAACGGGTACCTGTAAAATGGGCGCTGCAGATAATCCAAGCGCTGTTGTTGATCCACAGCTGAGAGTCAAGGGCATAAAAGGTCTTAGGGTTGTAGATGCCTCCATATTTCCTAACATTACTTCCGGAAATACGAATGCTCCAATAATAATGGTAGCTGAGAAAGCGGCTGATTTGATTCGTGGAATCGATTCTGTGAAACAATTGAGACAGaatttatctgtataa
- the LOC123541169 gene encoding methyltransferase N6AMT1-like isoform X2 produces the protein MLFFLAFFAATYNSNPYLDRPQICLEIGAGSGIVSTFLAKEIGFPIFCICTDINPRAVSITKTTGLKNNVSLEPIRTDLVSGLAERLRKRADVLLFNPPYVVTPSQEVGSNGIEASWAGGEDGREVINRVLPLVPQLLSDTGIFYMVVIKENKPEEIGSILGTAGLTMTTVLSRRSGPEFLSVLKFTR, from the exons ATGTTGTTTTTCTTGGCTTTTTTTGCGGCTACCTATAATAGTAACCCTTATCTTGACAG gCCACAGATATGTCTGGAGATTGGAGCTGGGTCTGgtatagtttcaacattcttggcaaAAGAGATAGGATTTCCTATATTCTGCAT ATGCACTGATATAAATCCCCGAGCTGTGTCAATAACCAAGACAACAGGACTGAAGAATAATGTCAGTTTAGAGCCAATCCGAACAGATCTG GTAAGCGGTTTAGCTGAGAGACTAAGGAAGCGGGCCGATGTTTTACTATTCAATCCACCATATGTCGTTACTCCAAGTCAAGAG gtAGGCAGTAATGGTATTGAGGCGTCATGGGCAGGTGGGGAAGATGGACGGGAGGTTATAAACAGAGTTCTCCCCCTTGTTCCACAGTTACTGTCAGACACAGGCATTTTCTATATGGTTGTTATTAAGGAAAACAAACCAG agGAGATTGGATCCATACTGGGGACTGCAGGTTTAACAATGACTACAGTACTGTCTAGGAGGAGTGGACCAGAATTCTTGTCGGTGCTAAAATTTACACGATAG
- the LOC123541169 gene encoding methyltransferase N6AMT1-like isoform X1 yields MSTPDISHISSDDFSHIYEPAEDSFLFLDAIENELPTLKTLRPQICLEIGAGSGIVSTFLAKEIGFPIFCICTDINPRAVSITKTTGLKNNVSLEPIRTDLVSGLAERLRKRADVLLFNPPYVVTPSQEVGSNGIEASWAGGEDGREVINRVLPLVPQLLSDTGIFYMVVIKENKPEEIGSILGTAGLTMTTVLSRRSGPEFLSVLKFTR; encoded by the exons ATGTCAACTCCGGACATTTCTCATATTTCAAGCGACGATTTTAGTCACATTTACGAACCAGCCGAAGATTCCTTTCTGTTTTTGGATGCAATAGAAAATGAACTACCTACCCTGAAAACATTACG gCCACAGATATGTCTGGAGATTGGAGCTGGGTCTGgtatagtttcaacattcttggcaaAAGAGATAGGATTTCCTATATTCTGCAT ATGCACTGATATAAATCCCCGAGCTGTGTCAATAACCAAGACAACAGGACTGAAGAATAATGTCAGTTTAGAGCCAATCCGAACAGATCTG GTAAGCGGTTTAGCTGAGAGACTAAGGAAGCGGGCCGATGTTTTACTATTCAATCCACCATATGTCGTTACTCCAAGTCAAGAG gtAGGCAGTAATGGTATTGAGGCGTCATGGGCAGGTGGGGAAGATGGACGGGAGGTTATAAACAGAGTTCTCCCCCTTGTTCCACAGTTACTGTCAGACACAGGCATTTTCTATATGGTTGTTATTAAGGAAAACAAACCAG agGAGATTGGATCCATACTGGGGACTGCAGGTTTAACAATGACTACAGTACTGTCTAGGAGGAGTGGACCAGAATTCTTGTCGGTGCTAAAATTTACACGATAG